A DNA window from Brassica napus cultivar Da-Ae chromosome A4, Da-Ae, whole genome shotgun sequence contains the following coding sequences:
- the LOC125608129 gene encoding uncharacterized protein LOC125608129 — MEKLRLPTFKGLSDPSTHVTSFNIAMRRANLTDEDKDAGFCQLFVETLEGPALTWFTGLRENSVDCFHDLSTAFLKNYIMFTNQETTVSDLWNLTHTSGQSLRDFMEKFKAIVSKVDIPDPIAVESLMNTLHVDSTFRQDLYRYPTKSVSDAIARSNNFICMEEDTRAKFAKEAAAKQRPARTNDTRPEPRQHSSGGNTTQKRGYVSSVGDEESPKTAAVTREKAWNHWDRDSASKQSKSSEPASSNSEEPKKWCLYHKRDSHDTKECKVLIGQFFDGITNGTIQMPTSPTTPKNTKSWSKKSQQKHRSLNRTRPRARKERALSALLSTTLAPPTIRQKTNIRVAGDEWKSYSLALVTPLTTTPRQCNQIYATN; from the coding sequence ATGGAGAAACTTCGTCTTCCAACCTTCAAAGGTCTCTCCGACCCTTCTACTCATGTCACGTCCTTCAACATAGCGATGCGACGCGCAAATCTGACCGACGAAGACAAAGACGCCGGCTTTTGCCAACTCttcgtcgaaaccctagaaggacCGGCCCTTACCTGGTTCACAGGCCTCAGAGAAAACTCCGTCGATTGTTTCCACGACCTCTCGACGGCCTTCCTGAAGAattatatcatgttcaccaaccaaGAAACGACCGTGTCAGATTTGTGGAACCTCACTCATACCAGCGGCCAAAGCCTCCGCGACTTCATGGAGAAGTTCAAGGCTATCGTCTCGAAAGTTGATATTCCTGATCCTATCGCTGTCGAGTCTCTGATGAACACTTTGCACGTTGACTCCACGTTCCGTCAGGATCTTTACCGATACCCGACGAAATCTGTGTCCGACGCCATCGCTCGCTCGAACAACTTTATCTgcatggaagaagacacaaGAGCAAAGTTTGCAAAAGAAGCAGCAGCGAAACAGCGACCCGCCCGAACAAACGACACCCGCCCTGAGCCCCGCCAGCACTCCTCCGGTGGGAATACAACTCAGAAGCGAGGCTACGTTAGCTCGGTCGGCGACGAGGAATCGCCAAAAACAGCAGCCGTCACGCGAGAGAAAGCCTGGAACCACTGGGATCGAGACTCCGCCTCGAAGCAATCAAAGTCGTCCGAACCAGCGAGTTCAAACTCCGAGGAGCCAAAGAAATGGTGCCTCTACCACAAAAGGGATTCCCATGATACGAAAGAATGCAAAGTCCTCATCGGGCAATTTTTCGACGGGATCACTAACGGGACAATTCAAATGCCCAcctctccaacgacaccgaaaAACACCAAAAGTTGGAGTAAGAAGTCTCAACAGAAACACAGAAGTCTCAACAGAACACGGCCCCGAGCGAGGAAAGAGCGAGCCCTGAGCGCACTCCTGTCAACAACGTTGGCCCCGCCAACGATTCGTCAGAAGACGAACATCCGCGTCGCCGGCGACGAGTGGAAGTCGTACTCTCTCGCCCTTGTGACTCCTCTGACGACGACTCCTCGACAATGCAACCAGATTTACGCGACAAACTGA
- the LOC125608130 gene encoding uncharacterized protein LOC125608130, which translates to MDKGKWVADSVRQARRPPVKIPAVDTSARIEEHKLTLIGRVTNPSVQKTRSLVDFFLQHWRVARSITGRALGPHLFQFKFETEQDLQAILSGTPYHFKRWILILQRWEPIVSDFFPALIPFWITIHGIPLHYWSDAAMEAIGDELGPVEDFDVDRGRIRVLVNGLKPLEMFLDISLAGEIKQVELEY; encoded by the coding sequence ATGGACAAAGGCAAGTGGGTAGCTGACTCAGTGAGACAGGCTAGACGACCCCCAGTTAAAATCCCTGCTGTCGACACTTCTGCTAGAATAGAAGAGCACAAACTCACCCTCATAGGGAGAGTCACAAACCCCTCAGTCCAAAAAACCAGATCCCTAGTAGACTTCTTCCTCCAACATTGGCGTGTGGCGAGATCTATCACCGGAAGGGCCTTGGGACCACACCTGTTTCAGTTTAAGTTCGAAACTGAACAGGACCTTCAAGCTATCCTCTCAGGCACGCCATATCACTTCAAGAGATGGATTTTGATCCTCCAGAGATGGGAGCCTATAGTCTCTGACTTCTTTCCGGCACTAATACCCTTCTGGATAACGATACATGGAATTCCTTTACACTACTGGTCTGATGCTGCTATGGAAGCAATTGGAGATGAACTGGGACCAGTGGAAGATTTCGATGTAGACAGAGGAAGAATCAGAGTACTTGTTAATGGTTTGAAGCCCCTGGAAATGTTCCTAGACATAAGTCTAGCGGGGGAAATTAAGCAAGTGGAGCTGGAATACTAA